The Actinomadura sp. WMMB 499 genome includes a window with the following:
- a CDS encoding ATP-binding protein, with amino-acid sequence MSAMALAPEVPTLVLVPSDRAPACARRFLAEQFRAMRLADDFVGRLVVTELVTNSCKHVGFGHIVVRIVVPDDVKDSVCVEVWDEGAGLPVVRPEDRDATGGRGLPLIIGLAQEWGVRPLYETGKVVWARCAV; translated from the coding sequence ATGTCAGCCATGGCTCTCGCGCCCGAGGTGCCGACGCTCGTCCTCGTGCCGTCCGACCGGGCGCCCGCCTGTGCCCGGCGCTTTCTCGCGGAGCAGTTCCGTGCGATGAGGCTCGCCGACGACTTCGTGGGGCGGCTCGTGGTTACGGAACTGGTTACAAATTCCTGCAAACACGTGGGATTCGGGCACATCGTCGTGCGCATCGTCGTCCCGGACGACGTCAAGGACTCGGTGTGCGTGGAGGTGTGGGACGAGGGGGCCGGACTCCCGGTCGTCCGTCCGGAAGACCGGGACGCGACGGGCGGGCGCGGGCTGCCGCTGATCATCGGGCTCGCGCAGGAATGGGGCGTCCGGCCCCTCTACGAGACCGGCAAGGTGGTGTGGGCCAGGTGCGCGGTTTGA
- a CDS encoding helix-turn-helix transcriptional regulator translates to MGTPRRRAVSSPALAAFGRQFKRYRERAGLSQARVGTRTNKTASYISQVESGKKRCKRDLVEIMDPEFKAGGVLLSLYDDLNGDGTPGFPTWFDWHEVEAEAHILAAWELNIVPGLLQTEDYARTLLGTEEALRARMARQEVLTRDTPPPASLIALLSDQVLNHYVGSRKIMHAQLEHLLTMGALPNVTIQVVRSEEGVPVGKGGSFALATMKDRTEVAYLETAVRGITTDEPGDIMGLARTLDALRGSALPMSMSRDLIRKTMEERWT, encoded by the coding sequence ATGGGAACGCCCCGTCGACGTGCAGTTTCATCGCCCGCACTGGCCGCGTTCGGGCGCCAGTTCAAGCGCTACAGGGAACGCGCCGGGTTGAGTCAGGCGCGCGTCGGGACACGCACCAACAAAACCGCGTCCTACATCTCCCAGGTCGAAAGCGGGAAAAAGCGCTGCAAGCGGGATCTCGTCGAGATCATGGATCCCGAGTTCAAGGCCGGTGGCGTACTCCTCAGCCTCTACGACGACCTGAACGGCGATGGGACACCGGGGTTTCCGACATGGTTCGACTGGCACGAAGTGGAGGCCGAGGCACACATACTGGCCGCTTGGGAGCTCAACATCGTCCCTGGGCTGCTACAGACCGAAGATTATGCCCGGACGCTGCTGGGCACGGAGGAAGCCCTCCGTGCCCGCATGGCTCGGCAAGAGGTTCTCACGCGCGACACGCCTCCCCCGGCCTCCCTGATAGCCCTGCTGAGTGACCAGGTGCTCAACCACTATGTCGGCTCACGCAAGATCATGCATGCGCAGCTTGAGCACTTGCTGACCATGGGAGCACTACCGAACGTGACCATCCAGGTTGTCAGAAGCGAGGAAGGCGTACCTGTTGGGAAGGGAGGATCGTTTGCCTTGGCCACAATGAAAGATCGGACCGAGGTAGCCTACCTCGAAACCGCAGTACGCGGAATCACAACAGATGAGCCTGGGGACATCATGGGACTGGCGCGTACGCTCGACGCATTGAGGGGCAGCGCGTTGCCGATGAGCATGTCACGGGATCTGATCCGAAAGACTATGGAGGAAAGATGGACCTGA
- a CDS encoding DUF397 domain-containing protein: MDLSNAAWRKANRSTENGGNCIEVADVPSAVWRKAKRSAEHGGNCVELASARGAVAVRDSKDPDGPKIFVSRSAFRRLTETLKATG; this comes from the coding sequence ATGGACCTGAGCAACGCAGCATGGCGTAAAGCAAACAGGAGCACAGAGAACGGTGGTAACTGCATCGAGGTTGCTGACGTTCCGAGTGCCGTGTGGCGCAAAGCGAAGAGGAGCGCCGAGCACGGCGGCAACTGTGTGGAGCTGGCTTCCGCTCGTGGCGCTGTCGCCGTTCGGGACAGCAAGGATCCGGACGGACCCAAGATCTTTGTGAGCCGCAGTGCCTTCCGCCGGTTGACGGAGACCCTCAAGGCGACAGGCTGA
- a CDS encoding protein-L-isoaspartate O-methyltransferase, translating to MTQVHRDRYGTLWPSSSASALYVVQDMLDAAGLEPGMSVLEIGAGTGYNAALMADAGTRVTTVEIDPDLAAAASAALERTGFADRVTVITGDGEEGAPGSAPYDRVIVTASARTIPYAWVEQSREGGRIVVPYSGPECPGALLVLDVADGIARGRAVGDAFFMPLRGQKQPQSVLGAEREPGALRRLRVTVTATGQDVSLSP from the coding sequence GTGACACAAGTCCACCGGGATCGTTACGGCACACTGTGGCCGTCCAGTTCCGCATCCGCCCTCTACGTCGTCCAGGACATGCTCGACGCGGCCGGGCTGGAGCCGGGCATGAGTGTGCTCGAGATAGGTGCGGGAACCGGGTACAACGCGGCGCTCATGGCCGACGCGGGAACCCGCGTGACCACGGTCGAGATCGATCCCGACCTGGCCGCGGCCGCGTCGGCGGCCCTCGAACGCACGGGCTTCGCCGACCGGGTCACCGTCATCACCGGCGACGGAGAGGAAGGCGCGCCCGGCTCCGCACCCTACGATCGCGTGATCGTCACCGCGTCGGCCCGCACGATCCCGTACGCGTGGGTCGAGCAGAGCCGAGAAGGAGGCCGGATCGTGGTCCCCTACTCGGGCCCCGAATGCCCCGGCGCGCTTCTCGTCCTGGACGTCGCCGACGGCATCGCGCGAGGTCGCGCGGTGGGTGACGCGTTCTTTATGCCGCTGCGCGGCCAGAAGCAACCGCAGTCGGTGCTCGGCGCCGAGCGCGAGCCCGGCGCCCTCCGACGCCTCCGCGTCACCGTCACCGCGACCGGCCAGGACGTCAGCCTGTCGCCTTGA
- a CDS encoding TetR/AcrR family transcriptional regulator, with protein MSAGRTARERVRAELIAEITEIARKQLATDGAAGLSLRAIAREMGMVSSAIYRYFPSRDDLLTALIIDGYNAIGAAVERADDAVRDDRPDAFGERWLAVCRAVRAWALAHPHEFALLYGSPVPGYTAPGDTVQAAVRDAVVYARIVTEAHAAGVLDPVGPCPPAPSAIAADMARIREGVGMAVPDDIAARAVTAWSALFGTLSFELFGTFNNTIEDRDDYFDHSMALLARLIGLEMPQT; from the coding sequence ATGAGCGCAGGCAGGACGGCACGGGAACGGGTACGCGCGGAGCTGATCGCGGAGATCACCGAGATCGCCCGGAAGCAACTGGCGACGGACGGCGCGGCGGGGCTGTCGCTGCGCGCCATCGCCCGCGAGATGGGGATGGTGTCCTCGGCGATCTACCGGTACTTCCCCAGCCGCGACGATCTCCTGACGGCCCTGATCATCGACGGGTACAACGCCATCGGCGCGGCCGTCGAACGGGCCGACGACGCCGTCCGGGACGACCGTCCGGACGCGTTCGGCGAGCGGTGGCTCGCCGTGTGCCGGGCCGTCCGCGCGTGGGCGCTCGCGCACCCGCACGAGTTCGCGCTGCTGTACGGCTCACCCGTCCCCGGTTACACGGCGCCGGGCGACACCGTCCAGGCGGCCGTCCGCGACGCGGTCGTGTACGCCCGGATCGTCACCGAGGCGCACGCGGCCGGGGTGCTGGACCCGGTCGGGCCGTGCCCGCCCGCACCGTCCGCCATCGCCGCCGACATGGCCCGCATCCGCGAGGGCGTCGGCATGGCGGTGCCGGACGACATCGCGGCACGGGCCGTCACCGCGTGGTCGGCCCTGTTCGGCACGCTGAGCTTCGAACTGTTCGGCACTTTCAACAACACGATCGAGGACCGCGACGACTACTTCGACCACTCGATGGCACTTCTCGCCCGCCTCATCGGCCTCGAAATGCCCCAGACTTGA
- a CDS encoding SRPBCC family protein produces MLLYTGPKLDTLHDEYALRGRIDESAQLTNASSVVIDRPAGEVWDVLADLRGWEGWDPGFKLRSLDAVEPGREFRWAQSGTPLRSRFAVVDPGRELSWTGVFLGVYKAVDRMVLTTEGAGTRVTVQESLAGPFLPLFYSERKLRAGHEARLAALKAHLGGTGR; encoded by the coding sequence ATGCTGCTCTACACCGGCCCGAAGCTGGACACGCTGCACGACGAGTACGCGCTGCGGGGCCGCATCGACGAGTCCGCGCAGCTCACCAACGCGTCCAGCGTGGTCATCGACCGGCCGGCCGGTGAGGTGTGGGACGTCCTCGCCGACCTGCGCGGCTGGGAGGGCTGGGACCCCGGCTTCAAGCTCCGCTCGCTGGACGCCGTCGAGCCGGGACGCGAGTTCCGCTGGGCGCAGTCCGGCACGCCGCTGCGCTCGCGCTTCGCGGTCGTCGACCCGGGCAGGGAGCTGAGCTGGACGGGCGTCTTCCTCGGCGTCTACAAGGCCGTCGACCGGATGGTCCTCACCACCGAGGGCGCCGGCACCCGCGTCACGGTCCAGGAGTCGCTCGCCGGCCCGTTCCTGCCGCTCTTCTACAGCGAGCGGAAGCTCCGCGCGGGCCACGAGGCCCGCCTCGCCGCCCTCAAGGCTCATCTCGGCGGCACCGGGCGCTGA
- a CDS encoding NAD-dependent epimerase/dehydratase family protein, whose translation MGKHVIAGAGQVGTQLAERLLAGGHDVTVVTRSGSGPEGVEKVAMDVSDRARLATVAKGADAIYNCVNPPYHRWTQEWPPMAASFLGAAEDTGAGLVTLGCLYGYGPVDGPMTEATPLAATGVKGRMRARMWEDMRAAQEAGRVRVTELRASDYYGPRSTDQAHLGEVRFVKPLLAGKRVMFIGDPSLPHAWTYLPDVAAALAIAGTDERVWGRPWHVPTAPAVSARDVAARLCETAGAPAPRVHEIPRAMLAAMGKVNPMMRELREMRYQFEKPYILDSSDFERTFGMAPTPLDGALREIIAAA comes from the coding sequence ATGGGCAAGCACGTGATCGCGGGGGCCGGGCAGGTCGGGACGCAGCTGGCCGAGCGGCTGCTGGCGGGCGGGCACGACGTGACCGTCGTGACGCGGTCGGGGTCGGGGCCGGAGGGCGTCGAGAAGGTCGCCATGGACGTCTCGGACCGGGCGCGGCTGGCGACGGTCGCCAAGGGCGCCGACGCGATCTACAACTGCGTGAACCCGCCGTACCACCGGTGGACGCAGGAGTGGCCGCCGATGGCGGCGTCGTTCCTCGGCGCGGCCGAGGACACCGGGGCCGGGCTGGTCACGCTGGGCTGCCTGTACGGGTACGGGCCGGTGGACGGCCCGATGACCGAGGCCACCCCGCTCGCGGCGACGGGCGTCAAGGGCCGGATGCGCGCCCGGATGTGGGAGGACATGCGGGCGGCCCAGGAGGCCGGACGGGTGCGGGTCACCGAACTGCGGGCGTCCGACTACTACGGGCCGCGCAGCACCGACCAGGCGCACCTGGGCGAGGTGCGGTTCGTGAAGCCGCTGCTCGCGGGCAAGCGGGTGATGTTCATCGGCGACCCGTCGCTGCCGCACGCGTGGACGTACCTGCCGGACGTCGCCGCGGCGCTGGCGATCGCCGGGACGGACGAGCGCGTGTGGGGCCGCCCGTGGCACGTCCCGACCGCGCCGGCGGTGTCCGCGCGGGACGTGGCGGCGCGGCTGTGCGAGACGGCCGGGGCGCCGGCGCCGCGGGTGCACGAGATCCCGCGCGCGATGCTCGCGGCGATGGGGAAGGTGAACCCGATGATGCGCGAACTGCGGGAGATGCGGTACCAGTTCGAGAAGCCGTACATCCTGGACTCCTCGGACTTCGAGCGGACTTTCGGGATGGCGCCGACGCCGCTGGACGGCGCGCTGCGGGAGATCATCGCGGCGGCGTGA
- a CDS encoding FtsK/SpoIIIE domain-containing protein: protein MRISFTALTGGGPRDVVVSVDAEATVDGVARSLAAALDGRAQQASVTVPTPRFSKDALLRTGGTAPAPPAERRALWMDGRMLDPQARAVKELRDGAVVAVEEGGAAATVVAEPSGLVEVRVVGGPAAGTVHRLGLGTSTLGSGDDVDVRLADPAAPPRALRVTVAPDGVRVEASGIGAELAGEPLGGPAAWAHGAMLSIGASVLTLAPGAAPDTHLEPLPEGGAAFNRPPRLAPARRARRLEVPRRPERNPRERLRLVGALLFSVFGLVMAFALKQWWWALFALAWPLMTVGEWVGDRMHGRKSYKKALREYHDKAGRFDGELDRLRRDDEDERRALHPDPAEVLLTATGPRRRLWERRRDDPDVLHLRVGLADLPARVELVDGGPREDAPGVPVPMARQVPVALPLADVGVLGVTGPRPASRALARWLVGQAAALHSPRDLAIVVLSAEPDAAGEWNWVRWLPHCAPREDEDCAALVGTDQASIAHRITELAMRVTERRRASQAESQFLGGQVKPADSVPYNILVVLDGARALRRVPGMPMLLSRGAEYGLYAICIDDEERLLPEECSAVASWDPQYPAVVHLQGQDLDAIGPVLADQVSPAWTDRVARALAPVRDVSREDAEESLPANVRLLDLLQLPDPTAEDVLRSWTRTGGRTTRVPIGVGSGGARPGRAGREPYEIDLRADGPHGLIAGTTGAGKSELLQTLIASLALGNRPDEMTFVLIDYKGGSAFSECAKLPHTVGLVTDLDGHATERALESLAAELRRREEILLAAGAKDIDDFTDGRTPASAPMPRLVLVIDEFAAMVEELPDFVTGLVDIGRRGRSLGVHLILATQRPAGVVTADMRANTNLRIALRVTGADDSTDVLDSADAVRIPKSLPGRCYVRSGVAAPHAVQSARIGGRRPGSAARGTTVLPLPWQGLGRPLPAPRDAADDAAAVTDLGVLVQAVDEAARRAGIARQPSPWLNPLPEQVRLTPRTAAGGSVVDVPPVPFGITDLPAVQSREELALDLASGGHLYLAGSAQSGRSTALRTLAGSLAGACSPFDAHLYAIDCGSNALLPLVALPHCGAVVTRDQLDRCERLITALSAEVARRQQLFAEAGFASLPEQRAAVAATDRLPWMVLVLDRWEGFLGAFEHYDYGRLVDQVLRLLREGAAVGLRAVFTGDRSGLSGQVSTVFDRRLILRMADPNDYGFAGLQDRHVPAAMPPGRALEAVAPGAPPRESQIGLLGDDPSGTAQVAALQEIARGCVARYGRLPRRRRPLHVDELPVRVTYREAMALDADFLAPSALWALAGVGGDTLAPVGIDLLNEGPGFAVAGPPRSGRSTALRTIVHSLLDPAVGGGLVPVVLVTPRRSPLRLLSGRPGVLGVLASDADAGDLEAAIGDEHRYVVVVDDAELLDETDLDDALCGVLRTARDGEHAVVIGGTTTDLGRGYRGFLADVRRSRSGVLLSIESPDDGDLFGLRLPRNAPLAGPSGRGLFVATGTATQIQVALPPPVTGD, encoded by the coding sequence ATGCGGATCTCGTTCACGGCGCTGACCGGCGGCGGGCCTCGGGACGTCGTGGTCAGCGTCGACGCGGAGGCCACCGTGGACGGGGTCGCGCGGTCGCTGGCGGCGGCGCTGGACGGGCGGGCGCAGCAGGCGTCGGTGACCGTCCCGACCCCGCGCTTCTCCAAGGACGCGCTGCTGCGCACCGGCGGGACGGCGCCCGCCCCGCCGGCGGAGCGGCGGGCGCTGTGGATGGACGGGCGGATGCTCGACCCGCAGGCCCGCGCGGTGAAGGAGCTGCGGGACGGCGCCGTGGTGGCGGTCGAGGAGGGCGGGGCCGCCGCGACCGTGGTCGCCGAGCCGTCCGGGCTGGTCGAGGTACGGGTGGTGGGCGGCCCGGCGGCGGGGACGGTGCACCGGCTCGGGCTGGGCACGAGCACGCTGGGGTCCGGGGACGACGTGGACGTGCGGCTGGCCGATCCGGCGGCGCCGCCCCGGGCGCTGCGGGTGACGGTCGCGCCGGACGGCGTGCGGGTGGAGGCGTCCGGGATCGGCGCGGAGCTGGCCGGGGAGCCGCTGGGCGGCCCGGCGGCGTGGGCGCACGGGGCGATGCTGTCGATCGGCGCGAGCGTGCTGACGCTGGCGCCGGGCGCGGCCCCGGACACGCACCTGGAGCCGCTGCCGGAGGGCGGGGCGGCGTTCAACCGGCCGCCCCGGCTGGCCCCGGCGCGGCGCGCCCGGCGGCTGGAGGTGCCGCGGCGGCCCGAGCGCAACCCGCGGGAGCGGCTGCGGCTGGTCGGCGCGCTGCTGTTCTCGGTGTTCGGGCTGGTCATGGCGTTCGCGCTGAAGCAGTGGTGGTGGGCGCTGTTCGCGCTGGCGTGGCCGCTGATGACGGTCGGCGAGTGGGTCGGCGACCGGATGCACGGCCGCAAGTCGTACAAGAAGGCGCTGCGCGAGTACCACGACAAGGCGGGACGGTTCGACGGCGAGCTGGACCGGCTGCGGCGGGACGACGAGGACGAGCGGCGGGCGCTGCACCCGGATCCGGCGGAGGTGCTGCTCACCGCGACGGGGCCCCGGCGGCGGCTGTGGGAGCGGCGCCGCGACGACCCGGACGTCCTGCACCTGCGGGTCGGCCTCGCCGACCTGCCCGCGCGCGTCGAGCTCGTCGACGGCGGGCCCCGCGAGGACGCGCCGGGCGTGCCCGTCCCGATGGCGCGGCAGGTGCCGGTGGCGCTGCCGCTGGCGGACGTCGGCGTGCTGGGCGTGACGGGGCCGCGTCCGGCGTCGCGGGCGCTGGCCCGCTGGCTGGTGGGGCAGGCCGCCGCGCTGCACAGCCCGCGCGACCTGGCGATCGTGGTGCTGTCGGCCGAGCCGGACGCCGCCGGCGAGTGGAACTGGGTGCGCTGGCTGCCGCACTGCGCGCCGCGCGAGGACGAGGACTGCGCGGCGCTCGTCGGCACCGACCAGGCGTCCATCGCGCACCGCATCACCGAGCTGGCCATGCGCGTGACCGAACGCAGGCGCGCGAGCCAGGCCGAGTCCCAGTTCCTGGGCGGGCAGGTGAAGCCCGCTGATTCGGTGCCGTACAACATCCTGGTCGTCCTGGACGGGGCGCGCGCGCTGAGGCGCGTCCCGGGCATGCCCATGCTCCTGTCGCGGGGAGCGGAGTACGGCCTGTACGCGATCTGCATCGACGACGAGGAACGGCTCCTGCCCGAGGAGTGCAGCGCCGTCGCGTCCTGGGACCCCCAGTACCCGGCCGTCGTCCACCTCCAGGGGCAGGACCTCGACGCCATCGGGCCCGTGCTCGCCGACCAGGTCTCCCCCGCCTGGACCGACCGGGTGGCGCGCGCGCTGGCGCCCGTCCGGGACGTGTCCAGGGAGGACGCCGAGGAGTCCCTCCCCGCGAACGTGCGGCTGCTCGACCTCCTGCAGCTGCCCGACCCCACCGCCGAGGACGTCCTGCGGTCGTGGACGCGCACGGGCGGGCGGACGACGCGGGTCCCGATCGGCGTCGGCTCCGGCGGGGCGCGGCCGGGACGGGCCGGGCGCGAACCGTACGAGATCGACCTGCGCGCGGACGGCCCGCACGGGCTGATCGCGGGGACGACCGGCGCCGGGAAGTCCGAGCTGCTGCAGACGCTCATCGCGTCGCTCGCGCTGGGCAACCGGCCGGACGAGATGACGTTCGTCCTCATCGACTACAAGGGCGGTTCGGCGTTCAGCGAGTGCGCGAAGCTGCCGCACACGGTCGGGCTGGTCACCGACCTGGACGGGCACGCGACGGAGCGGGCGCTGGAGTCGCTGGCCGCCGAGCTGCGGCGGCGGGAGGAGATCCTGCTCGCCGCCGGGGCCAAGGACATCGACGACTTCACCGACGGCCGCACCCCCGCCTCGGCGCCGATGCCCCGGCTCGTCCTGGTCATCGACGAGTTCGCCGCGATGGTGGAGGAGCTGCCCGACTTCGTCACCGGGCTGGTCGACATCGGCCGCCGGGGCCGCTCCCTCGGCGTCCACCTGATCCTCGCGACGCAGCGCCCGGCCGGGGTCGTGACGGCCGACATGCGCGCGAACACGAACCTGCGGATCGCGCTGCGCGTCACCGGCGCCGACGACTCCACGGACGTGCTCGACTCGGCCGACGCCGTGCGGATCCCGAAGTCGCTGCCGGGCCGCTGCTACGTCCGGTCGGGCGTGGCCGCGCCGCACGCCGTGCAGTCGGCGCGGATCGGCGGGCGGCGGCCGGGCTCCGCGGCGCGCGGCACGACCGTCCTGCCGCTGCCCTGGCAGGGGCTCGGCCGCCCGCTGCCCGCGCCGCGCGACGCCGCCGACGACGCGGCCGCCGTCACCGACCTGGGCGTCCTCGTGCAGGCGGTGGACGAGGCCGCCCGGCGCGCGGGCATCGCGCGGCAGCCGTCGCCGTGGCTGAACCCGCTGCCCGAGCAGGTGCGGCTGACGCCCCGGACGGCGGCGGGCGGGTCGGTCGTGGACGTCCCGCCGGTGCCGTTCGGCATCACCGACCTGCCCGCCGTGCAGTCCCGCGAGGAGCTGGCGCTCGACCTGGCGTCCGGCGGCCACCTGTACCTGGCGGGCTCGGCCCAGTCGGGACGGTCGACGGCGCTGCGCACGCTCGCGGGGTCGCTGGCGGGGGCGTGCTCGCCGTTCGACGCGCACCTGTACGCGATCGACTGCGGCTCCAACGCGCTGCTGCCGCTGGTCGCGCTGCCGCACTGCGGCGCCGTCGTCACCCGCGACCAGCTCGACCGCTGCGAGCGGCTGATCACCGCGCTGTCGGCCGAGGTCGCGCGGCGGCAGCAGCTGTTCGCCGAGGCCGGGTTCGCGTCGCTGCCCGAGCAGCGCGCCGCCGTCGCCGCCACCGACCGGCTGCCGTGGATGGTGCTGGTCCTGGACCGCTGGGAGGGCTTCCTCGGCGCGTTCGAGCACTACGACTACGGCCGGCTCGTCGACCAGGTCCTGCGGCTGCTGCGCGAGGGCGCCGCCGTCGGGCTGCGCGCGGTGTTCACCGGCGACCGCTCGGGCCTGTCCGGGCAGGTCTCCACCGTGTTCGACCGGCGGCTGATCCTGCGGATGGCCGACCCGAACGACTACGGCTTCGCGGGCCTGCAGGACCGGCACGTCCCGGCCGCGATGCCGCCGGGCCGCGCCCTGGAGGCCGTCGCGCCCGGCGCCCCGCCGCGCGAGTCGCAGATCGGGCTGCTCGGCGACGACCCGTCCGGGACGGCGCAGGTCGCGGCCCTGCAGGAGATCGCGCGGGGCTGCGTCGCCCGGTACGGGCGGCTGCCGCGCCGCCGCCGTCCGCTGCACGTGGACGAGCTGCCGGTGCGGGTCACCTACCGGGAGGCGATGGCGCTCGACGCCGACTTCCTGGCGCCGTCCGCGCTGTGGGCGCTGGCCGGTGTCGGCGGCGACACCCTCGCGCCCGTCGGGATCGACCTGCTGAACGAGGGGCCCGGTTTCGCGGTCGCGGGCCCGCCCCGGTCCGGGCGGTCGACGGCGCTGCGCACGATCGTCCACTCGCTGCTGGATCCGGCGGTCGGCGGCGGGCTGGTGCCGGTCGTGCTGGTGACGCCGCGCCGGTCGCCGCTGCGGCTGCTGTCGGGACGCCCCGGCGTGCTGGGCGTCCTCGCCTCCGACGCGGACGCGGGCGACCTGGAGGCGGCCATCGGCGACGAGCACCGGTACGTGGTCGTCGTGGACGACGCCGAGTTGCTGGACGAGACCGACCTCGACGACGCGCTGTGCGGCGTGCTGCGGACGGCGCGGGACGGCGAGCACGCGGTCGTCATCGGCGGCACGACCACGGACCTGGGGCGCGGCTACCGGGGGTTCCTCGCGGACGTGCGGCGCTCCCGCTCGGGCGTCCTGCTGTCGATCGAGTCCCCGGACGACGGCGACCTGTTCGGCCTGCGGCTCCCCCGCAACGCGCCCCTCGCGGGCCCGAGCGGGCGGGGACTGTTCGTCGCCACCGGGACGGCCACGCAGATCCAGGTGGCGCTGCCGCCGCCCGTCACGGGCGACTAG
- a CDS encoding WXG100 family type VII secretion target, whose protein sequence is MSGDKRGANIGELEELSRIFAKHGRNLDALIRDLNGRTVSSSAVWWGPGADRFRAAWAEAKTAFDKMAVALEQGSQDIKRSQQNIEAATR, encoded by the coding sequence ATGAGCGGTGACAAGCGCGGCGCCAACATCGGCGAACTCGAGGAACTGTCCCGGATCTTCGCCAAGCACGGCCGGAACCTCGACGCCCTGATCAGGGACCTCAACGGCCGCACGGTCAGCTCGAGCGCCGTCTGGTGGGGGCCGGGCGCCGACCGGTTCCGCGCCGCGTGGGCCGAGGCCAAGACCGCCTTCGACAAGATGGCCGTCGCCCTGGAGCAGGGCAGCCAGGACATCAAGCGCTCCCAGCAGAACATCGAGGCCGCGACCCGCTGA
- a CDS encoding type B 50S ribosomal protein L31, whose product MKRNIHPEYRTVVFRDRAADFAFLTRSTAVAGQTVEWEDGRTYPVVDVDVSSASHPFYTGQGRVFDTTGAVEKFNRRYNR is encoded by the coding sequence ATGAAGCGCAACATCCACCCGGAGTACCGCACCGTCGTGTTCCGTGACCGCGCGGCCGACTTCGCCTTCCTGACCAGGTCCACGGCCGTCGCCGGCCAGACCGTCGAGTGGGAGGACGGCCGCACGTACCCGGTGGTGGACGTGGACGTCTCGTCGGCGAGCCACCCGTTCTACACCGGCCAGGGGCGCGTGTTCGACACGACCGGAGCGGTCGAGAAGTTCAACCGCCGATACAACCGCTGA